In Leguminivora glycinivorella isolate SPB_JAAS2020 chromosome 11, LegGlyc_1.1, whole genome shotgun sequence, a single window of DNA contains:
- the LOC125230819 gene encoding adenosine kinase isoform X1, protein MNTSDCTCDEGLLVGIGNPLLDISASVDDALLAKYDMKPDDAIMAEEKHMPLYKELMENSQEPSGKTYNAEFIAGGSVQNTLRVAQWILKKPHICTYFGCVGNDDYSKILEKRAVSEGVIVKYQVTDEVPTGTCAVLVTDTHRSLCANLAAAQKFTPDHLAKDECQELIKKAKYFYTSGFFVAVSPESILQLADRANKGGHAFIMNLSAPFVSQFYKEPLEKILPYVDVLFGNESEAEAFATAFGITEKDLQAIALKIANMPKLNPSRPRVVVITQGCEPVILVENEKITLVPVNKLSREQIIDTNGAGDAFAGGFLSQMVLEKDYTTCVKCGIYAATHVIQQSGCTLNGVSDFKSS, encoded by the exons ATGAATACGAG CGACTGCACATGTGATGAGGGTCTTCTGGTGGGCATCGGGAACCCTTTACTGGATATTTCGGCTTCTGTGGACGATGCCCTGCTCGCCAAGTATGACATGAAGCCTGATGATGCCATCATGGCAGAGGAGAAACATATGCCACTGTACAAAGAGCTTATGGAAAA TTCTCAAGAACCAAGTGGGAAAAC ATACAATGCTGAGTTCATAGCCGGTGGCAGCGTCCAGAATACCCTCCGCGTCGCACAGTGGATCCTCAAGAAGCCTCACATCTGCACTTACTTCGGCTGTGTGGGCAATGACGATTATTCTAAGATACTCGAGAAGAGAGCTgt CTCCGAAGGCGTTATCGTAAAGTACCAGGTGACCGACGAAGTCCCGACGGGCACCTGCGCGGTGCTCGTGACGGACACGCATCGCTCGCTGTGCGCTAACCTGGCCGCGGCGCAAAAGTTCACCCCCGATCACCTGGCTAAGGACGAGTGCCAAGAGCTCATAAAGAAGGCGAAGTACTTTTACACATCT GGTTTCTTCGTAGCGGTATCTCCCGAGTCTATCCTTCAATTAGCAGATCGCGCGAACAAGGGCGGCCATGCTTTCATCATGAACCTTAGCGCGCCGTTCGTGTCACAATTTTACAAGGAGCCACTGGAAAAGATCCTGCCTTATGTTGACGTACTTTTCGGCAATGAGAGT GAAGCCGAAGCCTTCGCGACAGCCTTCGGCATCACCGAAAAGGACCTCCAAGCGATAGCCCTCAAAATAGCCAACATGCCCAAACTCAACCCGTCCCGACCACGCGTGGTCGTAATAACCCAAGGTTGCGAACCCGTCATCCTCGTAGAAAACGAAAAAATAACCTTAGTACCTGTCAATAAACTGTCAAGAGAACAGATCATAGACACGAACGGTGCGGGGGATGCGTTCGCGGGCGGGTTTTTGAGCCAGATGGTGTTAGAGAAGGATTACACGACGTGTGTTAAGTGCGGTATATACGCGGCGACGCACGTGATCCAGCAGTCTGGGTGCACGTTAAACGGCGTGAGTGACTTTAAATCTAGCTag
- the LOC125230819 gene encoding adenosine kinase isoform X2, whose amino-acid sequence MNTSDCTCDEGLLVGIGNPLLDISASVDDALLAKYDMKPDDAIMAEEKHMPLYKELMEKYNAEFIAGGSVQNTLRVAQWILKKPHICTYFGCVGNDDYSKILEKRAVSEGVIVKYQVTDEVPTGTCAVLVTDTHRSLCANLAAAQKFTPDHLAKDECQELIKKAKYFYTSGFFVAVSPESILQLADRANKGGHAFIMNLSAPFVSQFYKEPLEKILPYVDVLFGNESEAEAFATAFGITEKDLQAIALKIANMPKLNPSRPRVVVITQGCEPVILVENEKITLVPVNKLSREQIIDTNGAGDAFAGGFLSQMVLEKDYTTCVKCGIYAATHVIQQSGCTLNGVSDFKSS is encoded by the exons ATGAATACGAG CGACTGCACATGTGATGAGGGTCTTCTGGTGGGCATCGGGAACCCTTTACTGGATATTTCGGCTTCTGTGGACGATGCCCTGCTCGCCAAGTATGACATGAAGCCTGATGATGCCATCATGGCAGAGGAGAAACATATGCCACTGTACAAAGAGCTTATGGAAAA ATACAATGCTGAGTTCATAGCCGGTGGCAGCGTCCAGAATACCCTCCGCGTCGCACAGTGGATCCTCAAGAAGCCTCACATCTGCACTTACTTCGGCTGTGTGGGCAATGACGATTATTCTAAGATACTCGAGAAGAGAGCTgt CTCCGAAGGCGTTATCGTAAAGTACCAGGTGACCGACGAAGTCCCGACGGGCACCTGCGCGGTGCTCGTGACGGACACGCATCGCTCGCTGTGCGCTAACCTGGCCGCGGCGCAAAAGTTCACCCCCGATCACCTGGCTAAGGACGAGTGCCAAGAGCTCATAAAGAAGGCGAAGTACTTTTACACATCT GGTTTCTTCGTAGCGGTATCTCCCGAGTCTATCCTTCAATTAGCAGATCGCGCGAACAAGGGCGGCCATGCTTTCATCATGAACCTTAGCGCGCCGTTCGTGTCACAATTTTACAAGGAGCCACTGGAAAAGATCCTGCCTTATGTTGACGTACTTTTCGGCAATGAGAGT GAAGCCGAAGCCTTCGCGACAGCCTTCGGCATCACCGAAAAGGACCTCCAAGCGATAGCCCTCAAAATAGCCAACATGCCCAAACTCAACCCGTCCCGACCACGCGTGGTCGTAATAACCCAAGGTTGCGAACCCGTCATCCTCGTAGAAAACGAAAAAATAACCTTAGTACCTGTCAATAAACTGTCAAGAGAACAGATCATAGACACGAACGGTGCGGGGGATGCGTTCGCGGGCGGGTTTTTGAGCCAGATGGTGTTAGAGAAGGATTACACGACGTGTGTTAAGTGCGGTATATACGCGGCGACGCACGTGATCCAGCAGTCTGGGTGCACGTTAAACGGCGTGAGTGACTTTAAATCTAGCTag
- the LOC125230818 gene encoding heat shock protein 60A-like, which translates to MLRLPRVVRHSISLNKCHQNARFYAKDVRFGADVRALMLQGVDVLADAVAVTMGPKGRNVILEQSWGSPKITKDGVTVAKGVELKDKFQNIGAKLVQNVANNTNEEAGDGTTTATVLARAIAKEGFEKISKGANPIEIRRGVMLAVDAVKDKLKSMSKPVTTPEEIAQVATISANGDTAIGQLISDAMKRVGKDGVITVKDGKTLTDELEVIEGMKFDRGYISPYFINSSKGAKVEFQDALVLFSEKKISNVQTIIPALELANQQRKPLVIVAEDVDGEALSTLVVNRLKIGLQVAAVKAPGFGDNRKATLSDMAIAAGGVVFGDDANLIKLEDVQLSDLGQVGEVTITKDDTLLLKGKGKKSDIDRRAEQIRDQIAETTSEYEKEKLQERLARLASGVAVLHVGGSSEVEVNEKKDRVTDALNATRAAVEEGIVPGGGSALLRCIPTLESLKTANSDQSTGVEIIKKALRMPCMTIARNAGIDGSVVVAKVEDLGPEFGYDALNNEYVNMIEKGIIDPTKVVRTALTDASGVASLLTTAEAVICDIPTEKEPNPMAGMGGMGGMGGMGGMM; encoded by the coding sequence ATGTTGCGATTACCTCGAGTTGTTCGCCATTCCATCTCTTTAAACAAATGTCACCAAAACGCCAGATTTTATGCCAAAGATGTGAGATTCGGTGCTGATGTAAGAGCCCTCATGCTGCAAGGTGTGGATGTCCTAGCCGACGCCGTTGCAGTCACAATGGGCCCGAAAGGCCGAAACGTCATTTTGGAACAATCGTGGGGCTCTCCGAAAATAACCAAAGACGGCGTGACAGTTGCTAAGGGAGTAGAACTGAAAGACAAATTCCAGAACATCGGCGCAAAACTAGTGCAGAACGTAGCCAATAACACCAACGAGGAGGCCGGCGATGGTACCACGACCGCCACAGTACTCGCGCGCGCGATCGCGAAGGAGGGCTTCGAAAAAATCTCAAAGGGTGCGAATCCTATTGAGATCAGGCGCGGCGTGATGCTGGCGGTCGACGCGGTCAAGGACAAGCTGAAGTCGATGTCGAAGCCGGTGACCACTCCCGAGGAGATCGCGCAGGTCGCGACCATCTCCGCCAACGGCGACACCGCCATCGGCCAGCTCATCTCCGACGCCATGAAGCGCGTCGGCAAGGACGGAGTCATCACCGTCAAGGACGGCAAGACCCTCACTGACGAACTCGAAGTCATTGAAGGTATGAAATTCGACAGAGGATACATTTCACCATATTTCATCAACTCTTCCAAGGGGGCTAAAGTTGAGTTCCAGGATGCTCTAGTCTTGTTCTCTGAGAAGAAAATCAGCAATGTGCAGACAATCATCCCCGCCCTGGAACTGGCTAACCAGCAGAGGAAGCCTCTGGTCATTGTTGCTGAAGATGTTGATGGTGAGGCGCTGTCAACTTTGGTTGTGAACAGACTGAAGATTGGCCTGCAGGTAGCAGCTGTCAAAGCTCCCGGTTTCGGAGACAACCGCAAGGCTACCCTCAGTGACATGGCCATTGCTGCTGGTGGTGTTGTGTTCGGAGATGACGCCAATCTCATCAAGCTTGAAGATGTGCAGCTTTCAGACCTTGGACAGGTAGGTGAAGTCACTATTACTAAGGATGATACCCTTCTTCTGAAAGGAAAGGGCaagaaatctgacattgacAGAAGGGCTGAGCAGATTCGTGACCAGATTGCTGAGACTACTTCAGAGTATGAGAAGGAGAAGCTGCAAGAGCGCCTGGCGCGCCTCGCCTCTGGCGTCGCTGTTCTCCATGTTGGAGGCTCCAGCGAGGTTGAGGTCAATGAGAAGAAGGACCGCGTCACTGACGCCCTCAACGCCACACGCGCGGCCGTCGAGGAGGGTATTGTTCCCGGAGGTGGATCTGCTCTCCTCAGGTGCATCCCTACCCTAGAGTCCCTCAAAACTGCCAACAGTGACCAGTCCACAGGAGTTGAAATTATCAAGAAGGCCCTAAGAATGCCATGCATGACCATTGCCCGCAATGCTGGCATTGATGGATCTGTAGTTGTTGCCAAAGTTGAGGACTTGGGACCTGAATTCGGATATGATGCGCTCAACAATGAATATGTTAACATGATTGAAAAGGGAATCATTGACCCCACCAAGGTTGTAAGAACAGCCCTCACTGATGCCAGTGGAGTAGCATCCCTATTGACCACAGCCGAGGCAGTCATCTGCGACATCCCCACTGAGAAGGAACCCAACCCGATGGCTGGTATGGGAGGCATGGGCGGCATGGGAGGTATGGGAGGCATGATGTAA